TGGCGCTCGATGATGCAGTCAACAAGGCGGCGCGCTATGGCGATCGTTCCCGGGTTGCCCGTTACGCTTCGCGTCACGTACAGACCCTCGATCACCATGCAGAACTCTTCGGCAAACCCGTTCGGATCGATCACGCCGGCGCGCTCGGCCAACTCGTAGACGAAGTCCTCAAGCGCCCGCTTGTGGCGCAGTGCCGCCTCGTGCGCCGGATCGTGGGGTACGGGAAACTCCATCGCCGCGTTCACAAAAATGCAGCCGTGAAAATCTTCCTGCTCGATCACCTGCTGCACGACGTCCAGCAGCGAGCGGATCTGCCCGATGGCCGAGCGGCCGCCGACTTGCCGCACCATTGCGCGGAACGCACCCTGCAGGAAGGCATCCACGCTGTCGAGCACGCCGACCATCAGGTCGTCCTTGCTCTGGAAATGCTTGTAGAACGCCGTCTTGCTGATGCCCACGTCCGTGAGGATCGCGTC
This region of Phycisphaerales bacterium genomic DNA includes:
- a CDS encoding TetR/AcrR family transcriptional regulator, whose translation is MPTDTRQRLIDAARTRFYRDGFRNVGIDAILTDVGISKTAFYKHFQSKDDLMVGVLDSVDAFLQGAFRAMVRQVGGRSAIGQIRSLLDVVQQVIEQEDFHGCIFVNAAMEFPVPHDPAHEAALRHKRALEDFVYELAERAGVIDPNGFAEEFCMVIEGLYVTRSVTGNPGTIAIARRLVDCIIERHVPAGRGLTDGGAAAPQDRAMARKRKARPAPPGAAT